The following coding sequences lie in one Oncorhynchus nerka isolate Pitt River unplaced genomic scaffold, Oner_Uvic_2.0 unplaced_scaffold_6547, whole genome shotgun sequence genomic window:
- the LOC135566236 gene encoding zinc finger protein 84-like — MHWRRRFKDFQDKPPPPPPRPESPGRAFPSSILLQSQKRVSVRLVDCRKTPGQSSHIIHKTTQTGEKPHSWSNAEQHKTLSGDRPGSHICDHCGNNFTTARSLQLHLQNLKRFSDTVTAEKPHVCSECGKGFSQAYSLKIHWRTHTGEKPYICYQCGKGFTESGTLKRHIRTHTGEKPFHCPRCGKDFIESGGLKKHIKRAHPGEEVVVPQKSIHTGEKPYHFFSDDCGMSFATSREQRLQQRKHTREKLRSTPNAKQRKEPLSGDGSHICDHCGKNFTTARSLKLHLQYLKRYRDNLTGEKPHVCSTCRKGFSEAGSLKRHLRTHTGEKPYVCIIVGRTTMILETYRNTSEPTQFSTKALLKDHIQKTHNSRVHCPQCDKTFSTKRNLLVHQRKHTGERPYLCPQCGKSFSLTGSLKLHLRIHAGEKPYCCTYCDKSFTSKSHCTLHLRIHTGEKPYQCPDCGRRFRDGNVLKNHRRTHTGEKPFQCRLCDKAFAQLSSLKKHQETH, encoded by the exons ATGCATTGGAGGAGAAGATTCAAG GATTTCCAGGACAAGCCTCCCCCGCCCCCTCCCCGCCCAGAGTCCCCAGGTCGTGCCTTTCCCAGTAGTATCTTACTGCAGAGTCAGAAGAGGGTGTCTGTGCGGCTGGTCGACTGCAGGAAGACACCGGGGCAGAGTAGCCATATAATACACAAGACAACACAGACGGGAGAGAAACCCCACAGCTGGTCTAATGCTGAACAACACAAAACCCTCTCAGGAGACAGGCCTGGCTCCCATATCTGTGATCACTGTGGGAATAATTTTACCACAGCAAGAAGTCTACAACTACACCTACAGAACCTGAAGAGATTCAGTGATACCGTCACTGCAGAGAAACCACACGTGTGCTCTGAATGCGGAAAGGGATTCTCTCAGGCCTACAGTCTTAAGATACATTGGAGAACTCACACTGGGGAGAAACCGTACATTTGTTATCAGTGTGGGAAGGGTTTCACTGAATCTGGAACCTTAAAGAGACACATCAGAACTCACACGGGAGAGAAACCTTTCCATTGCCCTCGTTGTGGGAAGGACTTTATTGAATCTGGAGGCTTGAAGAAACACATCAAAAGAGCTCACCCAGGAGAGGAGGTCGTTGTCCCTCAGAAGAGCATCcatacaggagagaaaccttaccaTTTCTTCTCTGACGACTGTGGGATGAGCTTTGCTACCTCACGCGAACAGAGACTACAACAGAGAAAACACACAAGAGAGAAGCTTCGCAGCACGCCTAACGCTAAGCAACGCAAGGAACCCCTCTCAGGAGATGGCTCCCATATCTGTGATCACTGTGGGAAGAATTTTACCACAGCAAGAAGTCTAAAACTACACCTACAGTACCTGAAGAGATACAGAGATAACTTGACTGGAGAGAAACCACACGTGTGCTCTACATGCAGAAAGGGATTCAGTGAGGCCGGCAGTCTTAAGAGACACCTGAGAACTCACACTGGGGAGAAACCGTACGTCTGCATCATTGTGGGAAGGACTACAATGATTCTGGAAACTTACAGAAACACATCAGAACCCACACAG TTCTCTACCAAGGCTCTTCTGAAGGATCACATTCAGAAGACCCACAACAGCCGTGTCCACTGCCCACAGTGCGACAAGACCTTCTCCACTAAACGTAATTTACTAGTCCACCAGAGGAAGCACACTGGAGAGAGGCCTTACCTTTGCcctcagtgtgggaagagtttctccCTGACAGGGAGTTTAAAACTTCATCTCCGGATTCATGCGGGTGAGAAACCTTACTGCTGTACTTACTGTGACAAGAGCTTCACAAGTAAGAGCCACTGCACTCTTCACCTGCGAatccacactggagagaaaccgtaCCAATGCCCTGACTGCGGGAGGAGGTTTCGTGATGGGAATGTCTTGAAAAACCACCGGCGGacccacacaggagagaaaccgttCCAGTGCCGCTTGTGTGATAAAGCCTTCGCTCAGTTGAGCAGTCTGAAGAAACATCAGGAGACACACAG